A genomic region of Capnocytophaga canimorsus contains the following coding sequences:
- a CDS encoding putative transporter, whose translation MEWFFNLMTNHESVAYTVIVYSVVIALGVALGKVRIGGISFGIACVLFAGIAAAHFGFTVNHEVQHFIKEFGLILFVYTIGLQVGPGFFASFQKEGLKLNSLAIIAVVCCVATVIAIHYLLDIDMPTLVGIMSGAVTNTPGLGAAQATVTDLSGGTISTSVLSTGYAVAYPFGVLGIIIVMLAMKSALRININTEKRLHNWKHHDDQSSIARIAIEIDNPALFGKRLSVINETLNFSFIISRVFKRNTSEEHLADNQIILEEKDVALIVCDKKNVEKLLNLMGKQVQATEFFSEDEKQMKIVSRRINVTQRSAYTKKLSELNVRGRFGVTITRVFRAGLEFIPSPNTKLQFGDTITVIGDEASIQLVSKEFGNSKKRMRTPHIAELFLGITLGVLVGSIPFHIPGIPVPVKLGLAGGPLIVAILISRYGGRLSVTHYVSQSANLMVREIGIVLFLASVGLDAGKTFMETILHGEGLYWMLIGALITLIPLIITALVSRFNYKLTYLETCGLLAGASTDPPALAFAHDVTNSDTPALTYASVYPLTTFMRIMVAQLLIVFFM comes from the coding sequence ATGGAATGGTTTTTTAATTTGATGACTAATCACGAGAGTGTAGCCTACACCGTGATTGTTTACAGTGTTGTAATTGCTTTAGGAGTTGCCTTAGGGAAGGTGCGCATTGGAGGTATTTCTTTTGGGATAGCGTGTGTACTATTTGCTGGAATTGCTGCCGCTCATTTTGGTTTTACCGTAAACCACGAAGTACAACATTTTATAAAAGAATTTGGTTTAATCTTGTTTGTCTATACGATAGGTTTGCAAGTAGGACCAGGTTTTTTTGCCTCGTTTCAAAAAGAAGGGCTAAAACTCAATTCTTTGGCAATTATAGCTGTTGTTTGCTGTGTGGCAACGGTAATCGCTATTCATTATCTGCTAGATATTGATATGCCTACACTAGTAGGGATTATGTCTGGTGCTGTAACAAATACCCCTGGTTTAGGGGCAGCTCAAGCTACCGTTACTGACCTTTCGGGAGGAACTATTTCAACTTCGGTGCTTTCTACCGGATATGCTGTAGCGTATCCTTTCGGGGTGCTGGGCATTATCATTGTAATGTTAGCAATGAAATCTGCTTTAAGAATCAATATCAATACAGAGAAACGACTTCATAATTGGAAACATCACGATGACCAATCCTCTATCGCTCGTATTGCTATTGAAATAGACAATCCTGCATTGTTCGGCAAAAGACTTAGTGTGATTAACGAAACTTTGAATTTTAGTTTCATCATCTCACGGGTATTCAAAAGAAATACATCTGAAGAACATTTGGCAGATAACCAAATTATCCTTGAAGAAAAAGATGTGGCTCTGATTGTTTGTGATAAGAAAAACGTAGAAAAACTACTTAACCTAATGGGAAAACAAGTACAAGCGACAGAGTTTTTCTCTGAGGACGAAAAACAAATGAAAATCGTGTCACGTCGTATCAATGTCACTCAACGCAGTGCTTACACCAAAAAACTTTCAGAACTTAACGTACGTGGGCGTTTTGGGGTAACCATCACCCGAGTGTTCCGTGCTGGACTTGAATTTATTCCCAGCCCCAACACCAAGCTACAATTCGGCGATACCATTACCGTAATTGGCGATGAAGCAAGTATTCAATTGGTAAGCAAAGAATTCGGAAACTCCAAAAAGCGTATGCGTACTCCACACATTGCTGAACTTTTCTTAGGAATTACCCTTGGGGTTTTGGTAGGAAGTATTCCTTTCCATATTCCTGGCATTCCGGTACCTGTAAAATTAGGTTTGGCAGGAGGACCTTTAATTGTGGCTATTTTAATCAGCCGTTACGGAGGACGTTTATCCGTGACACATTACGTCTCGCAAAGTGCTAATTTAATGGTTCGCGAAATAGGTATTGTACTCTTTTTGGCAAGTGTGGGCTTAGATGCTGGAAAAACCTTTATGGAGACCATTTTACACGGCGAAGGATTGTATTGGATGCTTATCGGAGCACTAATCACACTTATTCCACTTATCATCACGGCTTTAGTTTCCCGATTTAACTACAAACTCACCTATTTGGAAACGTGCGGATTACTTGCAGGAGCCTCTACCGACCCACCAGCACTTGCTTTCGCTCACGATGTAACCAATTCTGACACTCCGGCACTTACTTATGCCAGTGTATATCCGCTCACTACCTTTATGCGGATTATGGTAGCACAACTACTTATCGTATTCTTTATGTAA
- a CDS encoding AMP-dependent synthetase/ligase: MNSVTRLFDIPYYQLRTLPSDEAFTTKYDGKWISISTQTYIDRINTVSRGLLRLGVRKEDKIAVISSNNRTEWHILDMAILQIGAQNVPVYPTISLEDYEYIFNHAECKYCFVSDQQLFEKITSIREKLPLLEQIYTFDEVKNAQNWHILSELGADTSNQNEVERHKDNVKADDLATIIYTSGTTARPKGVMLSHRNIISNIINCQDRLPVKRGSRCLSFLPVCHIFERMLIYFYQYNCMRIYFAESIEKMGDNLREVKPQMMTVVPRLVEKVYDKIYAKGASLNGFKRKIFFWALNLGFDYELYGANGWFYQMKLAIARKLVFRKWHEALGGELELMVSGSAPLQSRLARIFAAAGLHIVEGYGLTETAPVIAVNREAGRYWKIGTVGKPINNLEVKIADDGEILCKGENVMLGYYKDPELTQQSITDGFFHTGDIGELDGENFLKITDRKKEIFKTSGGKYIAPQMIENLLKQSRFIEQAMVVGEGEKMPAAFIQINFEFVKEWARRHQIPLSGTYAEMAKNKAVYDRIQKEVHKVNSHLGNWEQIKVFDLTPDEWSIDAGHLTPTLKLKRRIIKEKYAEMYNKFYRHNS; this comes from the coding sequence ATGAATTCAGTCACACGTTTGTTTGACATTCCTTATTACCAATTAAGAACGCTTCCTTCTGATGAAGCTTTTACCACAAAATACGACGGAAAATGGATATCCATTTCCACCCAAACCTATATTGATCGTATAAACACGGTTAGTCGTGGGTTATTGCGTTTAGGAGTTAGAAAAGAGGATAAAATCGCAGTAATTTCATCAAACAATCGCACGGAATGGCATATTTTAGATATGGCAATACTCCAAATCGGAGCGCAAAACGTTCCAGTATATCCTACCATTTCTTTAGAAGATTATGAATACATTTTCAATCACGCCGAGTGTAAGTATTGTTTCGTTTCTGACCAACAATTATTTGAGAAGATTACCTCTATCCGAGAAAAATTACCTCTGTTGGAGCAAATATACACTTTCGATGAGGTTAAAAACGCTCAAAACTGGCATATCCTATCCGAATTAGGAGCCGATACCAGCAATCAAAATGAAGTAGAAAGACATAAAGATAATGTAAAAGCCGATGATTTAGCCACCATCATTTATACTTCAGGGACTACAGCACGACCCAAAGGAGTAATGCTTTCGCATCGTAATATTATTTCTAATATCATCAACTGCCAAGACCGTTTGCCCGTAAAAAGAGGTTCTCGTTGTTTGAGTTTCCTTCCCGTATGTCACATTTTCGAGCGTATGCTTATCTATTTCTATCAATACAATTGTATGCGCATTTATTTTGCTGAATCCATTGAAAAAATGGGAGATAACCTCAGAGAAGTAAAACCACAAATGATGACGGTAGTACCCAGATTGGTGGAAAAAGTGTATGACAAAATATATGCTAAAGGTGCTTCGCTTAACGGATTTAAGCGGAAAATTTTCTTCTGGGCACTGAATTTAGGATTTGATTATGAGCTTTATGGAGCTAATGGGTGGTTTTATCAAATGAAACTTGCCATAGCTCGAAAATTAGTTTTCAGAAAATGGCACGAAGCCTTAGGAGGCGAACTTGAATTGATGGTATCGGGTAGTGCACCTCTTCAATCTCGATTGGCTCGTATTTTTGCTGCCGCAGGATTGCATATTGTTGAAGGATACGGACTGACCGAAACCGCTCCTGTAATCGCGGTGAATCGTGAAGCAGGAAGATATTGGAAAATAGGTACGGTAGGAAAACCTATCAATAATCTGGAAGTTAAAATAGCAGACGACGGAGAAATTCTATGTAAGGGAGAGAATGTAATGCTCGGATATTACAAAGACCCTGAATTAACACAACAGTCCATCACCGACGGATTTTTCCACACTGGGGATATTGGTGAACTTGATGGTGAAAACTTCTTGAAAATTACCGACCGGAAGAAAGAAATATTCAAAACTTCGGGAGGGAAGTATATTGCCCCACAAATGATTGAAAATCTGCTAAAACAATCCCGATTTATAGAACAAGCAATGGTGGTTGGTGAGGGTGAGAAAATGCCTGCCGCTTTCATACAAATCAATTTTGAGTTTGTAAAGGAATGGGCACGTCGTCACCAAATTCCACTTTCGGGAACTTATGCTGAAATGGCTAAAAACAAAGCTGTTTATGACCGAATACAAAAGGAAGTTCATAAAGTAAACAGCCATTTGGGCAATTGGGAGCAAATAAAAGTGTTTGACCTTACTCCTGACGAGTGGAGCATTGATGCTGGGCATCTTACCCCTACACTAAAACTCAAGCGACGTATCATTAAAGAAAAATACGCCGAGATGTACAATAAATTTTACAGACATAATTCGTAA
- a CDS encoding DUF5723 family protein translates to MKKIFIALTALFSVGVSAQQPFSGIRSSSYLGVQSTLSNPANIVASSKKWDVNLLSFQVNFANNATDLKLSSVKDDLFKLENDKISGVINADVLGPSFMVGGSKFAFALTSRARVFAHLNNLNTHLFKALSENKLTENYVLQSPENQGVTANGWSEIGGTFSMVLFQDLNHVIKAGVTAKLLQGFTSSYVQINGLKDAKIEIDGNEVYLSNANAGVVMLNSGVDFTNLKNVSDITKSYGKGIGFDLGLVYERQLEGADDWCPNCGIGRGYRYKIGVSLLDIGGIKYSSNPQNSFQYLLNVPAGKRFRLDNLGDNLTQIQENLKKSEYVKTGGISDSYKASLPTSLNLIFDYYAGSRFFVEFASQFNLVSKEDSAKNAYYANSYSLTPRFEGKYFGFYLPLNYSDLSKFNAGVALRMGPLFVGSGSALSVLTNKSKQADVYFGLRFGL, encoded by the coding sequence ATGAAGAAAATTTTTATTGCTTTAACAGCTTTATTTTCTGTTGGAGTTTCGGCTCAACAACCTTTTTCGGGCATACGCTCAAGTAGTTATTTAGGGGTACAAAGTACGCTATCTAACCCTGCTAATATTGTAGCTTCTTCTAAAAAATGGGACGTCAATTTGCTTTCTTTTCAAGTTAATTTTGCAAACAATGCTACCGATTTGAAGCTATCTTCTGTGAAAGATGACTTATTTAAATTAGAAAATGATAAGATATCAGGAGTTATAAATGCTGATGTTTTAGGTCCTTCATTTATGGTAGGAGGTAGCAAATTTGCCTTTGCCCTAACATCAAGAGCTCGTGTTTTTGCTCATTTGAATAACTTGAATACTCATCTGTTTAAGGCTTTGAGCGAGAATAAATTAACAGAAAATTATGTTCTGCAAAGTCCAGAAAATCAAGGTGTGACTGCTAATGGTTGGTCAGAAATTGGTGGTACATTCTCTATGGTGCTTTTTCAAGATTTGAATCACGTGATTAAAGCAGGGGTAACTGCCAAGCTTTTGCAAGGTTTCACTAGCTCATACGTTCAAATCAACGGACTTAAAGATGCTAAAATTGAAATAGACGGAAATGAGGTTTACTTAAGTAATGCCAACGCAGGGGTTGTAATGCTCAATTCAGGAGTTGATTTTACTAATTTGAAAAACGTTTCGGATATTACTAAGTCGTATGGCAAAGGTATCGGGTTTGACTTAGGGTTGGTTTATGAGCGTCAGCTAGAAGGTGCTGACGACTGGTGCCCTAATTGTGGAATAGGAAGAGGATACAGATACAAAATAGGGGTTTCATTGTTGGATATCGGTGGAATTAAATATTCGTCAAATCCTCAAAATTCGTTCCAATATCTTTTGAATGTTCCTGCAGGGAAGCGTTTCCGATTGGATAATTTAGGAGATAATTTGACCCAAATACAAGAAAACCTTAAAAAGAGTGAATACGTTAAAACGGGAGGAATATCCGATAGTTACAAAGCCAGTTTACCTACTTCATTGAACCTGATTTTTGATTACTATGCAGGTTCACGATTTTTTGTGGAATTTGCCTCACAATTCAATTTGGTAAGTAAAGAAGATAGCGCAAAAAATGCGTATTATGCCAATTCGTATTCGTTGACGCCTCGATTTGAAGGTAAATATTTTGGATTTTATTTGCCATTGAATTATAGTGATTTATCAAAATTCAATGCTGGTGTAGCTTTGCGAATGGGGCCTTTGTTTGTAGGTTCAGGAAGTGCGCTAAGTGTACTGACCAACAAGTCAAAACAAGCTGATGTGTATTTTGGGCTGCGCTTTGGTCTGTAA
- the recA gene encoding recombinase RecA, whose product MSKKENKVESAQEAKLKALKLTLEKLDKAYGKGTVMQLGDAAVEEIETISTGSIGLDVALGVGGYPKGRVIEIFGPESSGKTTLTLHAIAEAQKSGGIAAFIDAEHAFDRFYAQKLGVDIDNLIVSQPDNGEQALEIADSLIRSNAVDLIVIDSVAALTPKSEIEGDMGDSKMGVHARLMSQALRKITGSISKAHCTVIFINQLRDKIGVMFGNPETTTGGNALKFYASVRLDIRKVGSPLKDGDGNAVGNKTKVKVVKNKVAPPFKSAEFDIMFGEGISKVGEVIDVGVDYNIIGKSGSWFNYNGTKLAQGRDAVKALLKDNPELMEELETQIREALKAESNSDTPKKTSKSKASEEEEEITED is encoded by the coding sequence ATGAGTAAAAAAGAAAATAAAGTAGAAAGCGCTCAAGAAGCCAAGTTAAAAGCCCTAAAACTTACCCTTGAAAAACTAGACAAAGCCTACGGAAAAGGAACTGTAATGCAACTAGGAGATGCTGCAGTTGAAGAGATTGAAACCATTTCTACAGGCTCTATTGGGCTTGATGTAGCTTTGGGGGTAGGAGGCTATCCTAAAGGAAGAGTTATTGAAATTTTCGGACCAGAATCATCAGGGAAAACCACCCTAACCCTTCACGCCATTGCCGAAGCTCAAAAATCAGGAGGTATTGCAGCCTTTATTGATGCCGAACACGCCTTTGATCGTTTCTATGCCCAAAAACTAGGGGTTGATATTGACAATCTCATTGTTTCACAACCTGATAACGGAGAACAAGCCCTTGAAATTGCTGATAGCTTAATACGTTCCAATGCTGTAGATTTGATTGTTATTGATTCGGTAGCAGCTCTGACTCCAAAAAGCGAAATTGAAGGCGATATGGGTGACTCAAAAATGGGAGTACACGCCCGACTAATGTCACAAGCCTTACGAAAAATTACGGGAAGCATCAGCAAAGCACATTGTACCGTTATTTTCATCAATCAATTACGAGATAAAATTGGGGTAATGTTCGGAAACCCAGAAACCACCACAGGTGGAAATGCTTTAAAATTCTATGCTTCAGTGCGATTAGATATTCGAAAAGTAGGCTCACCCTTAAAAGATGGCGATGGGAATGCCGTAGGAAACAAAACCAAAGTTAAAGTAGTAAAAAACAAAGTTGCCCCTCCATTCAAATCTGCTGAATTCGATATTATGTTTGGAGAAGGCATATCGAAAGTAGGAGAAGTTATTGATGTGGGTGTAGATTATAACATCATTGGAAAAAGTGGTTCGTGGTTCAACTACAATGGTACTAAATTGGCTCAAGGACGCGATGCCGTAAAAGCCTTGCTTAAAGACAACCCTGAGTTAATGGAAGAATTAGAAACCCAAATTCGTGAAGCACTCAAAGCAGAATCTAATAGCGACACTCCAAAGAAAACAAGCAAAAGTAAAGCCTCCGAAGAAGAGGAAGAAATAACAGAAGATTAA
- the metK gene encoding methionine adenosyltransferase, which translates to MGYLFTSESVSEGHPDKIADQISDALIDNFLAFDPNSKVACETLVTTGQVILAGEVKSETYIDVQQIARNVIEKIGYTKSEYMFEAKSCGVLSAIHEQSPDINQGVDRKNPEEQGAGDQGMMFGYATNETENYMPLALDLSHVLLRELAEVRRENNEITYLRPDAKSQVTLEYSDDNKPQRINTIVISTQHDSFDTEEKMLQKIKEDIIKILIPRVIKKYPQYARFFDDDIIYHINPTGIFVIGGPHGDTGLTGRKIIVDTYGGKGAHGGGAFSGKDPSKVDRSAAYAMRHIAKNMVAAGIADEILVQVSYAIGVAKPTGLYVNTYGTAKVGLTDGEIARKIEQIFTLRPYDIEKRLKLRNPIYSETAAYGHMGRTPEVVTKVFHSPYEASKTIEVELFTWEKLDYVNLLKKEFGL; encoded by the coding sequence ATGGGATATTTATTCACTTCAGAATCTGTTTCGGAGGGGCATCCAGACAAGATTGCTGATCAGATTAGCGATGCCTTGATTGATAATTTTTTAGCTTTCGACCCCAACTCAAAGGTAGCTTGTGAAACTTTAGTAACTACAGGACAAGTAATTTTGGCTGGAGAAGTAAAATCAGAAACATATATTGATGTTCAGCAAATTGCTCGTAATGTAATTGAAAAAATTGGATATACCAAAAGCGAGTATATGTTCGAGGCAAAATCTTGCGGAGTGCTTTCTGCCATTCACGAACAATCACCTGATATCAATCAAGGGGTAGATAGAAAAAATCCAGAGGAGCAAGGTGCTGGTGATCAAGGGATGATGTTTGGCTATGCTACTAACGAAACGGAAAATTATATGCCTTTGGCACTTGACCTATCGCACGTTTTGCTTCGTGAGTTGGCCGAAGTTCGTAGAGAAAATAATGAAATTACCTATTTACGCCCCGATGCCAAAAGCCAAGTAACTTTAGAGTATAGCGATGATAATAAGCCTCAACGCATCAATACTATCGTTATTTCAACTCAACACGATTCCTTTGATACTGAAGAAAAAATGCTTCAAAAAATTAAGGAAGATATCATCAAGATTTTAATTCCTAGAGTCATTAAAAAATATCCGCAATATGCTCGATTTTTCGATGACGATATTATATACCACATCAATCCCACAGGTATTTTTGTAATTGGTGGACCACACGGCGACACGGGGCTTACAGGAAGAAAAATCATCGTAGATACCTATGGAGGAAAAGGGGCACACGGAGGTGGTGCTTTTTCAGGCAAAGACCCAAGTAAAGTGGACAGAAGTGCTGCCTATGCGATGAGGCATATTGCCAAAAATATGGTAGCTGCTGGTATTGCTGATGAAATTTTAGTACAAGTAAGTTATGCCATTGGAGTGGCAAAACCCACAGGGTTATACGTAAACACTTACGGAACAGCAAAGGTAGGCTTGACCGATGGAGAAATCGCTCGAAAAATTGAACAAATATTTACCTTGCGTCCGTATGATATTGAGAAAAGACTGAAACTTCGTAACCCAATATATAGCGAAACTGCGGCTTACGGACATATGGGAAGAACTCCTGAAGTGGTTACAAAGGTGTTTCATTCGCCTTATGAGGCTTCAAAAACTATTGAAGTTGAGTTGTTTACTTGGGAAAAATTGGATTATGTAAATCTTCTTAAGAAAGAATTTGGATTGTAG
- the trxA gene encoding thioredoxin, producing the protein MALEITDATFEEVVLKSDKPVVVDFWAAWCGPCRMLGPVIEEIAREYDGKAVVGKVDVDNNQDFAGKYGVRNIPTVLIFQNGEVVGRQVGVAPKKTYTDAIDSLL; encoded by the coding sequence ATGGCTTTAGAAATAACTGATGCTACTTTTGAAGAAGTAGTTTTGAAAAGTGACAAACCTGTAGTGGTTGATTTTTGGGCAGCTTGGTGTGGACCTTGCCGTATGTTAGGTCCTGTAATTGAAGAAATTGCAAGAGAATATGACGGAAAAGCCGTTGTAGGAAAGGTAGATGTGGACAACAATCAAGATTTTGCTGGAAAGTATGGCGTACGTAATATTCCTACGGTTTTGATATTCCAAAACGGAGAGGTAGTAGGGCGTCAGGTAGGTGTTGCACCTAAAAAAACATATACAGATGCTATTGACAGCTTACTGTAA
- the hemH gene encoding ferrochelatase, which produces MSKGVLLVNLGSPDSTQVEDVKKYLDEFLMDERVIDFPYWLRALIVRGIILRVRPPKTAKAYRKIWWEEGSPLIVLSQRLKEKVQQRTTIPVQIVMRYGNPSLEFGLSQLQKQGVTQVLVMPLYPQYAMATTQTIEVLADDLVKTKFKNLEITKFPAFYDRKEYIDALTSVTESFLKDFDFDHLLFSYHGVPERHIKKTDKTGKHKKIVDNQYCCQPKTPEATYCYRTHCFETTRQLVERLGLKQSQYSQAFQSRLGIDKWLEPFTSDRVEELAKNGVKKLAVITPAFVTDCIETLEEIEMEAGKDFIENGGEVFKMVPCLNDDDSWADAIAVWINQWIDNKA; this is translated from the coding sequence ATGTCAAAAGGAGTTTTGTTAGTGAACTTAGGTTCGCCCGATTCCACCCAAGTGGAAGATGTAAAAAAATATTTAGATGAATTTTTAATGGACGAACGGGTCATCGATTTTCCCTACTGGCTACGTGCCCTTATAGTTCGTGGTATTATTTTGCGCGTTCGTCCGCCGAAAACCGCCAAGGCATATCGGAAAATTTGGTGGGAAGAAGGCTCACCGCTTATTGTACTTTCCCAGCGACTTAAAGAGAAAGTACAGCAACGCACTACGATTCCTGTACAGATAGTAATGCGTTACGGCAATCCTAGCTTGGAATTTGGACTTTCTCAGCTTCAAAAACAAGGAGTTACCCAAGTGCTTGTAATGCCACTTTATCCGCAATACGCTATGGCTACTACACAAACCATAGAAGTACTTGCTGATGATTTGGTCAAAACTAAGTTCAAAAACCTTGAAATCACCAAATTTCCTGCCTTTTACGATAGAAAAGAATACATTGACGCACTAACCAGCGTTACCGAGTCTTTCTTAAAAGATTTTGATTTTGACCATTTGCTGTTTTCGTACCACGGTGTTCCTGAAAGACATATAAAGAAAACAGATAAAACTGGGAAACACAAAAAAATAGTGGACAATCAGTACTGCTGTCAGCCTAAAACTCCTGAAGCAACGTATTGTTACCGAACTCACTGCTTTGAAACCACACGACAACTGGTGGAGCGTTTAGGTTTGAAACAAAGCCAGTATTCTCAAGCCTTTCAGTCGCGCTTAGGGATTGACAAATGGCTAGAACCCTTCACTTCTGATCGGGTAGAGGAATTGGCTAAAAATGGCGTTAAGAAACTTGCCGTCATTACTCCTGCTTTCGTTACCGATTGCATTGAAACCCTTGAAGAAATTGAAATGGAAGCTGGTAAAGATTTTATAGAAAACGGTGGCGAAGTATTCAAGATGGTGCCTTGCCTTAATGACGATGATAGTTGGGCTGATGCCATTGCCGTATGGATTAACCAATGGATAGATAACAAAGCTTAA
- the hemG gene encoding menaquinone-dependent protoporphyrinogen IX dehydrogenase → MNKTIIIYATVDGQTQKISQAIAQTLKSERCIVDLVRIDQLQESQVAHYDKIIVASSIRYGKHNKQIIDFINRNTPLLNTKKTAFVSVNLVARKAEKSSAMTNPYVVKFIRKIAWKPTVIQVFAGRIDYKLYSLGDRLIIKLIMFITKGPIRSKEPIEYTNWDEVRQFSRNFAQL, encoded by the coding sequence ATGAATAAAACAATCATTATTTATGCTACAGTAGATGGGCAGACTCAAAAAATCAGTCAAGCCATAGCCCAAACTTTAAAATCCGAACGATGTATTGTTGATTTGGTCAGGATTGATCAACTACAGGAAAGCCAAGTGGCTCATTACGACAAAATCATAGTAGCGTCAAGCATTAGGTATGGGAAACATAACAAGCAAATTATTGATTTTATAAACAGAAACACCCCACTTTTAAACACAAAAAAAACGGCTTTTGTTTCGGTGAATTTGGTGGCGCGTAAAGCGGAAAAAAGCAGTGCTATGACCAATCCGTATGTGGTGAAATTTATTCGTAAAATAGCGTGGAAACCCACTGTGATACAGGTTTTTGCTGGGCGAATTGATTACAAATTGTATAGTTTGGGTGATCGCCTAATTATAAAACTGATAATGTTTATAACCAAGGGTCCGATACGCTCAAAAGAACCCATAGAATACACCAATTGGGACGAGGTACGGCAGTTTTCACGCAATTTCGCCCAATTATAA
- a CDS encoding sensor histidine kinase produces MLKKNSLRLRIFLSMALLMLVAFSAIAAVMVFQYRKQSAQYHQERLIDKENQIHTQILHVLKQTTYPVETSYIPLIFRQEIFNIANIQNVNFNLFDLSGNLLKSSSVVLDSTKDSLQIPEEILRNIAGALDKRYAQQLEIDQRSYQESYSYVNDPQFKPIAILNIPNFENDTFIERNMEGSLYNLLMVYFIILIVALSLAYFMSKYITKSLKTIEKGLEKTRLLERNEKIILDSPSAEIGKLVAAYNGMIDEIERSKVQLAKSEREQAWREMAKQVAHEIKNPLTPMRLSVQSFQRKFSMHPQQSSETVNEFCESIIQQIDIMSNIASAFSAFTNMPAKHDEHFDLVPIVKRTLDIFNSKHIDFVCQEEQIVAWFDKDQIARVVTNLVKNAVQATAQKAEPKIRVTLLNKDQNVELIVTDNGTGIAQADADKIFEPKFTTKSSGSGLGLAIVKNIVESHGGKIQFHSVEGQGSTFFISFPKSDK; encoded by the coding sequence ATGCTCAAAAAAAACTCGCTTCGGTTACGTATTTTTTTAAGTATGGCACTTTTGATGCTGGTGGCTTTCTCGGCAATTGCTGCAGTGATGGTCTTTCAGTATCGTAAACAATCGGCTCAGTATCATCAAGAACGGCTTATTGATAAAGAAAATCAGATTCATACTCAAATCCTCCACGTACTGAAGCAGACTACCTATCCGGTAGAAACCAGCTACATTCCCCTTATTTTTCGTCAAGAAATCTTCAATATCGCGAACATTCAAAACGTGAACTTTAACTTGTTTGACCTTAGTGGAAATCTGTTAAAAAGCTCAAGTGTCGTTTTGGACAGCACTAAAGATTCCTTGCAAATCCCTGAAGAAATACTTCGCAATATCGCAGGGGCTTTAGACAAACGCTATGCTCAGCAATTGGAAATTGACCAGCGTAGCTATCAAGAATCGTATTCGTATGTAAACGACCCGCAATTCAAACCTATAGCCATTTTAAACATTCCGAATTTTGAAAACGATACCTTTATTGAGCGTAATATGGAGGGCTCGTTATACAACCTTCTGATGGTATATTTCATTATTTTAATTGTAGCTCTGTCGTTGGCTTACTTTATGTCGAAATACATTACCAAATCTTTAAAAACCATTGAAAAGGGCTTGGAAAAAACACGACTGCTTGAGCGTAATGAAAAGATTATTTTGGATTCCCCAAGTGCCGAAATCGGGAAATTGGTAGCGGCTTATAATGGTATGATTGATGAAATTGAGCGAAGTAAAGTACAATTGGCAAAATCGGAACGTGAACAGGCTTGGCGTGAAATGGCAAAACAAGTGGCTCACGAAATCAAAAATCCGCTTACCCCAATGCGATTGAGTGTACAAAGTTTCCAACGTAAATTTTCGATGCATCCGCAACAATCCTCTGAAACGGTCAATGAGTTTTGCGAGTCTATTATTCAGCAAATTGATATTATGAGCAATATCGCTTCTGCTTTTTCCGCCTTTACCAATATGCCTGCCAAACACGACGAACATTTTGATTTAGTGCCTATTGTAAAGCGTACTTTGGATATTTTCAACTCCAAACATATTGATTTTGTTTGTCAAGAAGAACAAATTGTGGCTTGGTTCGATAAAGACCAAATTGCACGTGTGGTAACCAATTTGGTGAAAAATGCTGTACAAGCCACCGCTCAAAAAGCCGAGCCTAAAATCAGGGTAACCCTACTTAATAAAGACCAAAATGTGGAGCTTATCGTGACCGATAACGGAACGGGCATTGCTCAAGCCGATGCAGACAAGATTTTTGAACCCAAATTCACCACCAAATCCAGCGGTAGCGGACTGGGACTTGCCATTGTAAAAAACATTGTAGAGTCGCACGGCGGAAAAATACAATTCCACTCCGTTGAGGGTCAAGGAAGTACTTTTTTTATCAGTTTTCCTAAATCGGACAAATAG